A genomic stretch from Sphingobacterium sp. ML3W includes:
- a CDS encoding RagB/SusD family nutrient uptake outer membrane protein: MKRKLIYILFGLTAITSSVSLTSCESQLGALPENAKVDGNTVLDAPTARIALNGVYFRFANVSQDNGITQWTNNERLPAQLTGYMMYGYGTGAGAPEDNQMLSSSDIYWSYSYGIINAANSLIGGMDKLPQGRIPTAEREPIEAEARFLRAYGNFKLLTFYGQWFDYSSPYGVLLRYEAVTIGNIPKARSSVAESYTSILQDLDYAILHCPAQHEKYYATLWAARALKARVLMCRGQAGDYAEVIKLSDAIINDSPYRLEPLAKDIFRTKGASSTEVMLSIAPQPNQPAYAYSRSRQFYPGASSLYCATQGLRDLLTADPRQDWMVGSFRKNYANYFFTKYIAEGTVPTVVSETYYAIRLTEVHLLKAEALLRNNGSITEAKAILKEIGSHNGLSDFSKLDALTSREEMLKYNYQETSKSLVAEDGQEWLCLLRLPLATVTSIRPKLTNIQQYILPVPKSEFADNSKFGEQNPGYNIDL, from the coding sequence ATGAAAAGAAAACTCATCTATATACTATTTGGATTAACCGCTATAACGAGCAGTGTGAGTCTAACTTCCTGCGAAAGCCAACTCGGTGCCCTACCTGAAAATGCAAAGGTCGATGGCAATACTGTATTGGATGCGCCAACAGCTCGCATCGCACTGAATGGCGTATATTTTCGCTTTGCGAACGTGTCTCAAGACAATGGCATCACCCAATGGACCAACAATGAGCGACTTCCCGCCCAGTTGACCGGATACATGATGTATGGATATGGTACCGGCGCCGGGGCACCAGAAGATAACCAAATGCTCAGTTCGTCCGATATCTACTGGTCCTATAGCTACGGTATTATCAATGCCGCAAATTCGTTGATCGGCGGTATGGATAAATTACCCCAAGGTCGTATTCCAACCGCGGAACGTGAGCCTATCGAAGCTGAAGCACGATTTCTAAGGGCCTATGGGAATTTCAAATTATTAACCTTCTATGGACAATGGTTTGATTACTCCAGTCCTTATGGCGTATTATTACGCTATGAGGCTGTCACAATCGGCAATATCCCTAAGGCTCGCTCCTCAGTAGCAGAAAGTTATACTTCGATCCTACAGGATCTGGATTACGCCATTTTGCACTGTCCCGCTCAGCATGAAAAATATTATGCCACCCTGTGGGCAGCAAGAGCTTTGAAGGCCCGCGTACTGATGTGTCGTGGCCAGGCAGGTGATTATGCTGAAGTCATCAAGCTATCCGATGCGATCATCAACGATAGTCCTTACCGACTTGAGCCACTCGCAAAAGATATCTTCCGGACCAAAGGAGCCAGTAGCACAGAAGTCATGCTCAGTATAGCTCCGCAGCCCAACCAACCTGCCTATGCCTACAGCCGTAGCCGACAGTTTTATCCTGGTGCATCATCCCTATATTGCGCAACGCAGGGTCTACGCGATCTCCTGACAGCTGATCCAAGACAGGATTGGATGGTCGGTAGTTTTCGTAAAAACTACGCCAACTATTTTTTCACAAAGTATATCGCTGAAGGTACAGTCCCAACAGTCGTTTCGGAAACGTATTATGCGATCCGCCTGACTGAAGTACATTTATTGAAAGCTGAGGCTTTGCTGCGCAATAATGGATCTATCACTGAGGCCAAAGCGATCCTCAAAGAAATAGGCTCACACAATGGCTTATCCGATTTTTCCAAACTTGATGCACTGACGAGTCGTGAAGAAATGTTAAAGTACAACTACCAGGAAACGTCCAAGAGCCTTGTAGCAGAAGATGGACAGGAATGGTTATGTCTGCTGCGTTTGCCATTAGCTACCGTGACGTCCATCCGTCCTAAATTAACCAATATCCAGCAATATATATTGCCAGTACCAAAAAGTGAATTTGCAGATAATTCCAAATTTGGCGAGCAAAACCCGGGTTATAATATTGATCTGTAA
- a CDS encoding thioredoxin-like domain-containing protein, which translates to MNCKNYILSALLLTTTLGALAQKAKVSGLIKGIGDAQVAIGYLKDGKMKTDTVKIQKDKFVWEADMPEPQKIYLMFPSRYAELFLEAGNISITGQADSLHLLKAKGSKIQAEAERYQATLKDLEQQSNPLYQQWGKGTEAEQLKLEQQLDAISTERRARAAAYISVHPNSAFSLSLVSDRSAMGSYEEVKPLYDVLDKTVLAMATGKQLTERLEVLKRSALGATILDFTQNDPEGKPISFSSFKGKYVLVDFWASWCGPCRAENPNVLKAYNKYKDNNFTVIGISLDDNAEKWKKAIKDDGMPWSQVSSLKGFENEVSTYYGIQGIPSSLLVDPNGKIIARNLRGASLQQKLNEIFKTQ; encoded by the coding sequence ATGAACTGCAAAAACTATATACTTAGTGCTTTACTACTCACAACAACACTAGGTGCCCTGGCACAAAAGGCAAAAGTTTCCGGTCTGATCAAAGGTATTGGCGACGCTCAAGTGGCTATTGGTTACCTAAAAGATGGCAAGATGAAAACAGATACGGTTAAGATCCAGAAAGATAAATTTGTTTGGGAGGCAGATATGCCCGAACCCCAAAAGATCTATCTGATGTTCCCATCGCGTTACGCCGAACTCTTCCTCGAAGCGGGCAATATCAGCATCACTGGCCAGGCCGATTCATTACACTTATTAAAAGCCAAGGGCAGCAAAATACAAGCTGAGGCCGAACGTTACCAAGCGACCTTAAAAGACCTGGAACAACAATCCAACCCACTTTATCAGCAATGGGGAAAAGGTACGGAAGCAGAACAATTAAAACTCGAACAACAACTGGATGCAATCAGTACCGAACGTCGGGCTCGAGCAGCAGCCTATATCAGCGTACATCCAAATAGTGCCTTTAGCCTGAGTCTGGTCTCTGACCGATCGGCTATGGGAAGCTACGAGGAGGTGAAACCTCTTTACGATGTACTCGACAAAACCGTACTTGCTATGGCGACAGGTAAACAGCTTACCGAACGTCTGGAAGTACTCAAACGTAGTGCTCTGGGAGCCACAATTTTGGATTTCACACAAAATGACCCCGAAGGCAAACCGATCAGTTTCAGCAGCTTCAAAGGAAAATATGTATTGGTCGACTTTTGGGCAAGCTGGTGTGGCCCCTGCCGTGCCGAAAACCCCAATGTCCTTAAAGCTTATAACAAATACAAGGACAATAATTTTACTGTTATTGGGATTTCTTTGGATGACAACGCCGAAAAATGGAAAAAAGCCATCAAAGATGACGGTATGCCCTGGTCGCAAGTATCTTCATTAAAAGGCTTCGAAAATGAAGTATCCACCTATTATGGTATTCAGGGCATACCAAGTTCGTTACTGGTAGATCCCAATGGAAAAATCATTGCCCGTAACCTACGTGGCGCATCCCTACAACAAAAGCTGAACGAGATTTTTAAAACACAATAA
- a CDS encoding TlpA disulfide reductase family protein, producing MQGCKNSQTDGKYTLHGQIKGITSGTIKLQRLDDVTRQSITIDSTALQNGKFQLTGSIDRPEMMSIKIEPGNWSATLFIESGELQFQADTSGSTHYDYTAYGDSKGAILRNFSLSGSENQDMFDAFENHPKSLAAKKMFEQLNKKYEAAGKTEEKEAIRAEMEAFGDKHKIWELHWIDSITQQHPSLVAGAYLLQRYQLFNESMPVTELDKRLQVFQSPAKESKYIKDLQSKVAVKKALLPGNQAPDFKALKRDSSNFQLSSLRGKYVLLDFWASWCVPCRQAIPHWKEAYKTYHDKGLEIVGVTNDSRWPDWFKALDQEKMPWIQVADDFPIKNSPARIATLYDIPSLPTYVLLDKEGKIIIHTTSKEEMDAQLKAAFSTL from the coding sequence ATGCAGGGTTGCAAAAATTCACAAACGGACGGAAAATACACATTACATGGACAAATCAAAGGCATTACCTCAGGGACAATCAAATTACAACGTCTCGATGATGTTACCAGACAGTCGATTACTATCGATAGCACAGCGCTACAAAACGGCAAGTTCCAGCTAACAGGCTCCATTGATCGGCCAGAGATGATGTCTATCAAGATCGAACCTGGCAACTGGTCGGCCACCCTGTTTATCGAATCGGGTGAACTTCAATTCCAGGCAGATACGAGTGGATCTACCCATTATGATTATACCGCTTATGGTGATAGTAAAGGCGCCATCTTACGCAATTTCAGTTTGAGCGGTTCCGAAAACCAGGACATGTTTGATGCATTTGAAAACCATCCCAAAAGCCTTGCCGCCAAAAAGATGTTTGAACAGCTCAACAAGAAATACGAGGCCGCAGGCAAAACTGAAGAAAAAGAGGCCATCCGTGCAGAAATGGAAGCTTTTGGAGATAAACACAAAATCTGGGAACTTCACTGGATCGATAGCATCACTCAGCAGCATCCATCACTCGTAGCAGGAGCCTACCTCTTGCAGCGCTATCAGCTCTTTAATGAATCCATGCCGGTTACGGAACTCGACAAACGTCTTCAAGTGTTTCAATCTCCCGCAAAAGAATCCAAATACATCAAAGATCTTCAAAGCAAAGTGGCCGTAAAAAAAGCGCTGTTGCCCGGTAATCAAGCGCCAGATTTCAAAGCTTTAAAACGTGACAGTAGCAATTTCCAGCTTTCCTCACTACGTGGCAAGTATGTCCTTCTCGATTTCTGGGCCAGTTGGTGCGTACCGTGTCGCCAAGCCATCCCCCATTGGAAGGAAGCCTACAAAACATACCATGATAAGGGCTTAGAAATCGTTGGCGTCACCAATGACAGCCGCTGGCCAGACTGGTTCAAAGCACTCGATCAGGAAAAAATGCCATGGATCCAAGTAGCCGATGATTTCCCTATCAAGAATAGTCCGGCGAGGATCGCAACCCTGTACGACATTCCGAGCTTGCCGACGTATGTTTTATTGGACAAAGAAGGAAAAATTATTATTCATACCACCTCTAAAGAAGAAATGGATGCCCAATTAAAAGCAGCATTCAGCACCTTATAG
- a CDS encoding redoxin domain-containing protein: protein MKKSTLSFLFLALASQAFAQKTNTVLTGKLDNLPKDQWIYLSGFGNGQKDSVQQTEKGFRFDLDIPEGEGDFYIFQVGKMKASGEMNGAFIFLEKGKLNISSKTPMLKDAKYSGGKLADYYNLFEQRSKVTGLDALYDQFGEARKNKDQDKIATLRKEIDHKNAEQATLDKSFVLKHKNSPAIVYPMFFTLRNGDDLASLDELLQQASPQARNNAPIKAIEHSIKTDKLTGIGRTALPFTQADTLGNKVSLADFKGKYVLVDFWASWCVPCRMENPNVVSAFQQYKNKNFTVLGISFDYPGQQKRWLDAIHSDHLNWPQLSDLKGWKNEVGVLYDIKSIPSNLLIDPNGVIIAKNLRGEHLDKKLAELLGAPAMDKNTLVIKGEIENPAKASWFHIHYTDATGKKVVDSTQIFNGVFSYLGKIQGPTHATGYFSDGKSGAPQSYEQYLQFYIEPGVLQISGDASSPQEIVLSGLKTQDEFNSYNSLIKAEIVALKPLNASYNNKNNEYIALKKQGASEEVLNAKLDELEKIKEDMSPMQQAIRDKQFSYIKQHPNSVISAAQLRFFVSSIDLAELQSIYEQMGPEIRNSANGQELAEEITKLKSGSPGSTATDFAGIDINGKPLKLSEYRGKYVLLDFWASWCVPCRKGNPHLLQLYSKYKKKGFEIIGVSDDDSNPKAWKKAVDQDKIGVWKHVLRGLKTSPQGDFDKSEDRSEAYGIHTLPTKILIDPNGVIVGRYGGGGSDDDLDAKLKTVFKF, encoded by the coding sequence ATGAAAAAGAGCACATTATCATTCCTGTTTTTAGCCCTGGCCAGTCAGGCTTTTGCGCAAAAAACAAATACCGTACTGACAGGCAAGCTAGACAATCTGCCTAAGGACCAATGGATTTATCTTTCCGGATTCGGAAACGGACAGAAGGACTCAGTGCAACAGACTGAAAAAGGCTTTCGGTTTGATCTGGATATCCCTGAAGGTGAAGGTGATTTTTACATTTTTCAGGTAGGCAAAATGAAAGCTTCGGGAGAGATGAACGGCGCCTTTATATTCTTAGAAAAAGGCAAGCTTAATATTAGCAGCAAAACCCCAATGCTCAAAGATGCAAAATATAGTGGCGGCAAACTCGCAGATTATTACAACCTATTCGAGCAACGCTCCAAAGTAACGGGGTTGGATGCCTTATATGATCAGTTTGGTGAAGCCCGCAAGAACAAGGACCAAGATAAAATCGCCACATTACGAAAAGAGATAGACCACAAAAATGCTGAGCAGGCCACGCTGGACAAGAGCTTTGTATTAAAACATAAAAACAGTCCCGCAATCGTATATCCGATGTTTTTTACTCTGCGCAATGGTGACGATCTTGCTTCACTGGATGAGCTGTTACAACAGGCTAGTCCACAAGCTAGAAATAATGCCCCGATCAAAGCTATCGAACATAGCATCAAAACCGATAAACTGACTGGTATTGGCCGCACAGCACTGCCTTTCACACAAGCCGATACCTTAGGAAACAAAGTTTCTCTAGCTGATTTCAAGGGTAAATATGTCCTAGTTGATTTCTGGGCCAGCTGGTGTGTACCCTGCCGTATGGAAAATCCCAATGTAGTCAGTGCCTTCCAGCAATACAAAAACAAAAACTTCACCGTATTGGGTATTTCATTCGACTACCCCGGACAGCAAAAACGTTGGTTGGATGCAATTCATAGTGATCATCTAAACTGGCCCCAACTTTCTGACCTCAAAGGCTGGAAAAATGAAGTCGGCGTGCTTTATGATATCAAATCCATCCCCTCTAACCTTCTGATTGATCCGAATGGTGTGATCATCGCCAAAAATCTTCGCGGAGAGCATTTGGACAAGAAATTAGCAGAGCTCCTGGGGGCGCCCGCCATGGACAAAAATACCCTCGTCATTAAGGGAGAAATCGAAAATCCAGCAAAAGCATCTTGGTTCCATATACATTATACCGATGCTACAGGGAAGAAAGTTGTTGACAGTACCCAGATTTTCAATGGTGTATTCAGTTATCTTGGCAAAATACAAGGCCCCACACACGCCACAGGCTATTTTAGCGATGGAAAAAGCGGCGCGCCACAGTCCTACGAACAATACCTGCAGTTTTATATTGAACCAGGTGTTTTACAGATCAGCGGTGATGCTAGTTCTCCACAGGAGATAGTCCTATCTGGTTTAAAAACTCAGGATGAATTCAATAGCTACAACAGCTTGATTAAAGCCGAAATCGTTGCCTTAAAACCACTCAACGCGTCGTACAATAATAAAAACAACGAATACATCGCCTTGAAAAAACAAGGAGCTTCGGAGGAAGTTCTCAACGCTAAACTTGATGAACTTGAAAAAATCAAAGAAGACATGTCCCCTATGCAGCAAGCAATACGCGACAAACAGTTTTCCTATATCAAACAGCATCCTAATTCAGTTATTTCCGCGGCACAACTTCGCTTTTTCGTTAGCAGTATAGACCTAGCAGAACTTCAAAGCATTTACGAGCAGATGGGACCTGAAATCAGAAACTCAGCCAATGGTCAGGAACTGGCGGAGGAAATTACGAAATTAAAATCAGGTTCACCGGGAAGCACAGCCACGGATTTCGCAGGAATAGATATCAACGGTAAGCCACTTAAACTATCCGAATACCGTGGTAAGTATGTGTTACTGGATTTTTGGGCGAGCTGGTGTGTGCCTTGTCGTAAGGGCAACCCGCACCTCTTGCAACTCTACAGCAAATACAAAAAGAAAGGCTTTGAAATTATCGGTGTCTCAGATGACGATTCTAATCCCAAAGCTTGGAAAAAAGCGGTCGATCAAGACAAGATTGGTGTATGGAAGCATGTCTTACGAGGCTTAAAGACAAGTCCTCAAGGTGATTTTGATAAATCAGAAGACCGCTCAGAAGCCTATGGCATCCATACATTGCCAACCAAGATCCTCATTGATCCGAATGGTGTTATCGTGGGTCGTTACGGTGGTGGTGGTAGTGATGACGATCTAGACGCTAAACTGAAGACTGTCTTCAAATTTTAA
- a CDS encoding mechanosensitive ion channel domain-containing protein, with translation MKRRYALLYISLIILCCLKPLPKSIAATVQSAAVPADSVKDNYVSRMQDFFSKSAKQSVIDFEQDRASVRRNQVFEQIKTISRHAGSFLKKGFDTAAVRTELKEIIRWHQLSKDGVFNNQGSAHSSRNLTTTFNILNTLTTEVSTYKKRVDNYQDQLINYRLQIDSITTDKSLFVVSEDSVQLSQYLGRLHVLSKEISPVSKQLTKNISIIQTLQNELNLELMALENDTEEIRYYQQQIAEKTFDKEFAPLWEESVYNRPIQEILHLSVIKAKLALIYYLKGNWARLLFLIAAVIMAVYYLFSLKNSLKNQGQMLAESAMLLAQPLISGTVIALSVVQFLFVNPPFVFSTIFIITQAILISIILRKHISSYWMTIWLGLLGLYILAVLDNMVLQASRSERWCMILIALSTLLLGLFSLINRSRHAELREHWILFPIGLMTVMELLSLGLNLAGSFNIAKVLLIAGLLNVVVTIIFLWVLRLVNEGLTYASSIYKKQERKLFYINYDRVGKRAPLFFYLILILGWFVLFGRNFYEFRLLSEPIHDFFYNTHKLGSYSFTVINIVVFVLIMACATILSKIVSFFASGPQPHHNEREGSQFHIGSWLLLIRITIIFTGFFLAFAAAGIPIQQITLIIGALGVGIGFGLQTLVNNLVSGLIIAFEKPVNVDDMIEVGGQSGRVKSIGFRSSVIMTTEGANLIIPNGDLLGSRVTNWSQGTARKRLSSHIEVKYGTDLEKVKSLLLAITEKNEQILSFPAPIVQFASVSAQSVALDLFFWVKTNKDTGQIKSDVMVTINNIFRQENIALALPAQELIVNKQQPNDQID, from the coding sequence ATGAAAAGGAGGTATGCATTATTATACATTTCGTTGATTATTTTGTGCTGCCTTAAGCCATTGCCAAAATCCATTGCCGCTACGGTACAAAGCGCAGCTGTGCCAGCTGATTCAGTGAAAGACAATTATGTATCGCGGATGCAGGATTTTTTCAGCAAGTCCGCCAAGCAGAGTGTCATCGACTTCGAACAGGATCGTGCATCAGTAAGGCGAAATCAGGTTTTCGAACAGATAAAAACGATATCACGACATGCCGGATCTTTTCTAAAAAAAGGATTTGATACCGCAGCAGTCCGTACAGAATTAAAGGAAATTATTCGGTGGCATCAGCTGTCAAAAGATGGCGTATTCAACAACCAGGGATCTGCCCATTCTTCCAGAAATTTAACAACCACTTTTAATATTCTAAATACCCTCACAACCGAAGTATCAACCTACAAAAAACGGGTAGACAATTATCAGGACCAATTGATCAATTACCGTTTACAAATAGACTCAATCACAACAGATAAATCCCTCTTTGTCGTTTCGGAAGATTCCGTACAACTGAGTCAATACTTGGGCAGGTTACACGTTTTATCAAAAGAGATATCGCCAGTGAGCAAGCAGCTTACAAAAAATATCAGTATTATCCAGACACTCCAGAATGAACTGAATCTCGAACTGATGGCTTTGGAAAATGATACGGAGGAAATACGCTACTATCAACAACAGATTGCCGAAAAAACCTTCGATAAGGAGTTTGCACCACTCTGGGAAGAGAGCGTTTACAATAGGCCGATACAAGAGATTCTCCATTTGTCTGTTATCAAGGCGAAGCTTGCACTCATCTACTATTTAAAGGGCAACTGGGCGAGGCTTCTGTTTTTAATCGCTGCAGTGATAATGGCTGTTTATTATCTATTTTCATTGAAAAATAGTTTAAAAAATCAGGGACAGATGCTAGCGGAATCAGCCATGCTCTTAGCGCAACCTCTCATTTCAGGAACGGTCATTGCGCTGAGTGTTGTACAGTTTCTGTTTGTCAATCCACCTTTTGTATTTTCAACAATCTTTATCATTACCCAGGCGATACTCATTAGCATTATACTTCGTAAACATATTTCCAGTTACTGGATGACAATCTGGCTCGGCTTATTGGGTTTATATATTTTAGCTGTCCTAGATAATATGGTTCTACAAGCCTCACGATCGGAACGATGGTGTATGATACTTATTGCATTATCGACTCTTTTACTCGGTTTGTTTTCGTTAATAAACAGATCTCGTCATGCGGAACTCCGGGAGCACTGGATCCTGTTTCCGATCGGATTGATGACAGTAATGGAACTGTTATCACTTGGACTTAACCTCGCCGGTAGTTTTAATATTGCCAAAGTACTACTGATTGCGGGCCTATTGAATGTAGTGGTGACAATTATCTTTCTATGGGTCTTACGTCTGGTTAATGAGGGACTTACTTATGCCTCCTCAATCTATAAAAAGCAAGAGAGAAAGCTCTTTTATATCAACTACGACCGTGTTGGCAAACGGGCACCTTTATTTTTCTACCTGATCCTTATTTTAGGCTGGTTTGTGCTATTTGGGCGCAATTTTTACGAATTCAGGTTGTTGTCAGAACCTATACACGATTTCTTTTACAACACGCACAAGTTGGGCAGCTACAGTTTCACGGTCATCAACATTGTGGTTTTTGTCCTGATCATGGCTTGTGCAACCATACTTTCCAAGATTGTCTCTTTTTTTGCTTCCGGTCCACAGCCTCACCACAACGAACGTGAGGGATCACAATTTCATATTGGAAGCTGGTTACTGCTGATTCGTATTACAATTATTTTCACGGGCTTTTTTCTTGCTTTTGCTGCCGCAGGTATTCCTATTCAGCAGATTACCCTGATCATTGGAGCATTAGGTGTAGGTATAGGTTTTGGTCTACAGACACTTGTCAATAATCTGGTCAGTGGTTTAATTATCGCCTTTGAAAAACCCGTCAATGTAGATGATATGATAGAGGTTGGTGGGCAATCCGGTCGTGTCAAATCCATCGGATTTCGGAGTAGTGTTATCATGACCACAGAGGGGGCAAACCTAATTATACCCAATGGAGACCTACTTGGTTCGCGCGTCACCAACTGGAGCCAGGGAACAGCCCGCAAACGCCTGAGCAGCCATATAGAAGTCAAATATGGGACCGATTTAGAAAAAGTAAAAAGTTTGCTCTTAGCAATTACAGAAAAGAATGAGCAGATTCTTAGCTTCCCAGCACCTATTGTACAGTTCGCATCTGTCTCCGCACAATCTGTTGCACTAGACCTCTTTTTCTGGGTCAAGACAAACAAAGATACAGGTCAGATTAAAAGTGATGTCATGGTAACCATCAACAATATATTTCGACAAGAAAATATTGCACTGGCTTTGCCGGCCCAAGAGCTGATCGTAAACAAGCAACAGCCAAACGACCAGATTGATTAA
- a CDS encoding ABC transporter permease gives MLKNYLKIAFRNLQKNKGFTAINIVGLAIGMAAAILIMLWVRSEFTYDRFYSKTDQIYAVGIKDVWGGETVKHFYTPKPMAAALKTDFPEINNVARVNKGTGFLLTRGEIKLSKEQGVFVDSTFLKIFDYKVLAGNPVEALKKPNQIVLTKSIADRLFGQTDPLNQAIKLDSTQISTVSAIIEDIPDNSFMKGTTYLVPWTLMEKIGYSDDYWGNNSIQTYIELDQNVNIDQFQKNIKGFLQKHTENKAENFIEPIADQWLYSNYTEMGKPTSGRIGMVRSFIAIACFILIIACINFMNLSTAQSEKRAKEVGVRKVVGANKGLLIYQFLIESILIACIAGILALLITMLALPYFGHLISRTLAMPYTDIPFWSVFIVFVLFTGILSGSYPAFYLSSFIPVKVLKGKLLHAQRNFNPRKVLVIVQFCIAIILIVTTIAIQKQIKHAQNREIGYNKDKLINIIDQGKIGKNKLLIKNALISSGIASNVSRTSSPLTENWSNNSMNWDGKPKDNNTMFTRFGVDDNLVNTAGLKLIAGRDFDLTTFPTDSSAMIINESAAKVFNFDDPIGKTIVDGRDWHIIGVIKDFVQESPFNPVTPLVIQGAFAGTTITNIRLNDHIETQDALARIEKIFKEYNPEYPFEYAFVDANYAKKFKDFNQLGNLSSLFALLTIFISCLGLYGLTAYMAETRTKEIGVRKVLGASIISITKMLSQEFLLMVLLSCLIAFPIAYYISDDMLSSYTYRIQITWDIFLIAGSGTFVLTLLTVSYQSIKAAMVNPVKSLKDE, from the coding sequence ATGCTTAAAAATTATCTCAAAATAGCCTTTCGTAATCTTCAGAAGAATAAAGGGTTTACAGCAATCAATATTGTGGGTTTAGCTATCGGAATGGCGGCAGCAATCTTGATCATGCTTTGGGTAAGAAGTGAATTTACCTATGATAGGTTTTATTCAAAAACTGATCAGATATATGCTGTAGGAATAAAAGATGTTTGGGGTGGTGAGACCGTAAAACATTTTTATACCCCCAAACCCATGGCTGCTGCCTTAAAAACTGATTTTCCGGAAATAAACAATGTAGCCAGGGTCAATAAGGGGACCGGTTTTTTATTAACACGAGGAGAAATTAAATTATCAAAAGAACAGGGCGTTTTTGTTGACAGTACTTTCCTGAAAATATTTGACTATAAAGTCCTAGCTGGAAATCCGGTTGAAGCGCTGAAAAAACCTAATCAGATTGTTCTGACCAAATCAATCGCAGATCGATTATTTGGTCAGACCGACCCGCTGAACCAAGCCATCAAATTGGACAGTACACAGATTTCCACTGTATCTGCAATCATTGAAGACATACCCGACAATTCCTTTATGAAGGGGACGACTTATCTTGTTCCATGGACATTGATGGAAAAAATAGGGTATTCAGATGATTACTGGGGAAATAATTCCATTCAGACCTATATTGAATTGGATCAAAATGTTAACATTGATCAGTTTCAGAAAAATATAAAAGGTTTCTTACAAAAACATACTGAAAATAAAGCCGAGAATTTTATTGAGCCTATTGCGGATCAATGGCTTTACAGTAATTACACCGAAATGGGTAAGCCGACATCCGGTAGAATCGGAATGGTGCGATCCTTTATCGCTATTGCCTGCTTTATATTGATAATCGCCTGTATCAATTTTATGAATTTAAGTACAGCACAAAGTGAAAAAAGAGCGAAAGAAGTTGGCGTAAGAAAAGTAGTGGGTGCAAATAAAGGTCTATTGATTTATCAGTTCTTAATCGAATCCATTCTCATTGCCTGTATCGCGGGTATATTAGCGCTGCTGATAACGATGCTGGCACTGCCCTACTTTGGTCATTTAATTTCAAGAACATTGGCTATGCCCTATACAGATATCCCTTTTTGGTCTGTTTTTATAGTCTTTGTCCTCTTTACTGGCATTCTTTCAGGCAGTTATCCTGCCTTTTATCTATCCTCTTTTATACCGGTAAAAGTATTAAAAGGCAAGTTGTTGCACGCCCAGCGGAATTTCAATCCCAGGAAAGTACTGGTCATTGTCCAGTTTTGTATTGCCATTATCCTCATCGTTACAACAATAGCCATTCAAAAACAAATAAAACATGCTCAGAATAGAGAAATTGGCTATAACAAAGATAAATTGATCAATATTATAGATCAGGGAAAGATCGGTAAAAACAAATTGCTGATAAAAAATGCTTTAATTTCCTCCGGTATTGCTTCAAATGTTTCACGAACTTCATCCCCCTTAACAGAAAACTGGAGCAACAACTCCATGAACTGGGATGGTAAACCAAAAGATAACAACACGATGTTTACACGATTTGGAGTAGACGATAATTTAGTCAATACGGCTGGATTGAAATTGATCGCCGGACGCGACTTTGACCTGACCACATTTCCTACGGATTCTTCCGCCATGATAATTAACGAATCGGCTGCCAAGGTATTTAATTTTGATGATCCGATCGGAAAGACAATAGTTGATGGAAGGGATTGGCATATCATCGGTGTCATCAAAGATTTTGTTCAAGAATCACCATTTAATCCCGTCACACCGCTGGTTATCCAAGGAGCTTTTGCAGGCACTACAATAACCAATATTCGACTCAATGACCATATTGAAACACAGGATGCATTGGCTCGAATTGAGAAAATATTTAAGGAATATAACCCCGAATACCCCTTCGAGTACGCTTTTGTTGATGCGAATTATGCAAAAAAATTTAAAGATTTCAATCAATTAGGTAATCTTTCCAGCCTTTTTGCACTACTGACAATTTTTATCTCATGCCTGGGATTATACGGTTTGACAGCATATATGGCGGAGACCAGAACCAAAGAGATCGGAGTCCGGAAAGTTCTTGGCGCGTCTATCATTTCGATCACAAAGATGCTTTCGCAAGAATTTCTTCTCATGGTGTTGTTATCATGCCTTATAGCATTTCCGATCGCCTATTATATTTCCGACGACATGCTCAGTTCTTATACCTATCGCATTCAGATTACCTGGGACATTTTTCTGATTGCAGGATCAGGTACCTTCGTACTCACCCTGTTAACTGTCAGCTATCAATCGATCAAAGCTGCCATGGTCAATCCAGTGAAGAGCCTGAAGGACGAATAG